In Phocoena phocoena chromosome 3, mPhoPho1.1, whole genome shotgun sequence, a single window of DNA contains:
- the PALM gene encoding paralemmin-1 yields the protein MGAERLHLVPPYVNTCPGSPSFSTRAEQAPGTEAAAARTVLAAETTSQQERLQAIAEKRRRQAEIENRRRQLEDDRRQLQHLKSKALRERWLLAGTPSSASEGDEDMRRQMQEDEQKARLLEESISRLEQEIEELENADALPAAAKESPAAPSPARTPAPAPAPRPAQEDQRAEAVLNSQQAPVGTPKEKRISNTPLRTVEGSTMMKAAMYSVEITVEKDKVTGETRVLSSTTVLPRERLPQGIKVYEDETKVVHAVDGTAENGIHPLSSSEVDELIHKADEVTLSEAGSAAGSAEPRGPSEEAVRTTPSRREITGVQAQPGEATSGPPGIQPGQEPPVTMIFMGYQNVEDEAETQKVLGLQDTITAELVVIEDAAEPKEPAPPNGSAAEPPATEGSREENQVGLEAPASDPQDLDMKKQRCKCCSIM from the exons ATGGGTGCGGAGAGGCTCCATCTGGTGCCGCCCTACGTGAACACCTGCCCAGGCTCTCCGTCCTTCTCCACGAGGGCAGAGCAGGCTCCAGGCACGGAGGCAGCAGCCGCTAGGAC GGTCCTGGCGGCAGAGACCACGTCCCAGCAGGAGCGGCTCCAGGCCATTGCA GAGAAGCGGCGGAGGCAGGCGGAGATCGAGAACAGGCGCCGGCAGCTGGAGGACGACCGGCGGCAGCTGCAGCACCTGAAG TCCAAGGCGCTGCGGGAACGCTGGCTGCTGGCGGGGACGCCGTCCTCAGCCTCGGAGGGGGACGAGGACATGAGGAGACAGATGCAGGAGGACGAGCAGAAGGCGCGACTGCTGGAAGAATCCATCTCCAG GCTGGAGCAGGAGATCGAGGAGCTGGAGAACGCGGATGCGCTGCCGGCCGCCGCCAAGGAGAGCCCGGCAGCCCCGAGCCCTGCccgcacccccgcccccgccccggccccacgCCCCGCCCAGGAGGATCAGAGGGCCGAGGCTGTGCTGAATTCTCAGCAG GCCCCGGTGGGCACGCCCAAAG AGAAGAGAATCTCCAACACCCCCCTGAGGACGGTTGAAGGCTCCACCATGATGAAGGCCG CCATGTACTCGGTGGAGATCACGGTGGAGAAGGACAAGGTGACGGGGGAGACCCGGGTGCTGTCCAGCACCACCGTGCTCCCCCGGGAGCGCCTCCCTCAGGGCATCAAGGTCTACGAGGACGAGACCAAAG TGGTCCACGCCGTGGACGGCACGGCGGAGAATGGGATTCACCCGCTGAGCTCCTCTGAGGTGGACGAACTCATCCACAAGGCGGACGAGGTCACGCTGAGTGAGGCAGGGTCTGCGGCCGGGTCAGCAGAGCCCCGGGGGCCGTCGGAGGAGGCAGTCCGGACCACGCCGTCCAGGCGGGAGATCACTGGAGTTCAGGCCCAGCCCGGCGAGGCCACGTCAGGCCCTCCCGGCATCCAGCCGGGCCAGGAGCCCCCAGTCACCATGATCTTCATGGGCTACCAGAATGTGGAGGATGAGGCCGAGACCCAGAAGGTGCTGGGCTTGCAGGACACCATCACCGCAGAGCTGGTGGTCATTGAGGACGCGGCCGAGCCCAAGGAGCCTGCCCCGCCCAACGGCAGTGCGGCCGAGCCCCCTGCCACCGAGGGCTCCAGGGAAGAGAACCAGGTGGGGCTCGAGGCCCCTGCCAGCGACCCCCAGGACCTCGACATGAAGAAGCAGCGCTGTAAATGCTGCTCCATTATGTGA